The DNA window AAGACAGCCGCAGTTCCCTTCTGACCTCGCTTGACTCTTCCTCCAGCCTTGCCAACCTGCTTAAAAGTCAGCCATCGATCGCGCGTAAAACCGTGGGAAACAGCCGATGACCACAGAATGGCGACATTAATGCCAGAATATTTTCTCTCCGTTACGGCGTTGACTGGCCTGTCGCAGTATTGGTCGATATCTGACCACGGTTTTTTCCACGGTGGCGCGCCGCGTTTCAGTGCTTCGAGAAATTGATTGGTAATTCGAAAATACAGATTGTTTACTTCGTTGGCAGCCATTGTTTCAATATGTTGTGAAAATTGGAACAAGTTAGCAGGACGAAAACGCGGATCCTGCAAAAAAGAGAAACCCGGTCAGCTAGTTTTATTGATCCTGATTGGGGTCTTGGTTCGTATAAGACTGTTGGAGAGGAACACCTCTGAATTCCCACAATGCGAGTGGTTGCGCGGTGTCCGATTTTCATGAGATGCAGCTTTCGCCTGTCATCAGTTTTGGTCTTCCTGAGAGCAGGTTTCCAGTCAGCTTAAGGCCGGCATCTGATCTTGAAACGAAAATCTGCGGTCTTTCACTTCATTGCGATTGATGTGGATGCACAGGCACCTGTGGGTTGTATGGGTATCTGGTTGATCCTGCTCATAGCTGTCGTCCTGAGAATCATCGCAAACATCGGTTGCGTCCGCCCGCAATTATTCAAACCCAGCTGGTTAGCATGAGCAGAGACTTTACCGAGCGAATTCGGACCTATTTGGTTGTTTCGCGCGAGTCCCTGATGTGGTGATCGATCCTGCGCCGGTATCTTTCGCGAGCATCCGCAACTGCTCGTTGTTTTTCCTTCTGACCTCGCCGCTTTTCAATAACAGCTTCTGCATGCTCGACTTGGAAATGACCGTCAGACTTGAGTCCCATTCCTTTGGTCAGCAATTTTTGGCAGTATGTAGACATCAGTGACACTGGATTCCAGACCGAATCACACTTGCTGTTGATGCCCATTTCAATTCTGCCGGCCAGTTCATCCAGGAGCAGTTGTCTCCAGTCGTTCCAAGGTTTGGGAGGTACTGGTAAAGAATCCGGCAATCGTTGAAGATGCAACTCAATCAGGTGTTTTTGATTGTTACTGAGTGAACTGGGGTAAATCAGTTCACACGAACCGGAGTTTTCATCCTGTGAACTGGACAAGTCTTCTTTGATCATCTCTTGGTGATCGTAGTGATAGTTATATCTATTTGATTTAATACCACTACTACTATTACATACCTTTTGTTTTCCGTGGTTCACAGCGTGAACCACGGGTTCACGGGAGCTGTAGTCTATTGAGTGAACTGCGGGTTCGCACACACCGTGGTCTATTGGGTGAACTGCGGTAGTGTGAACTTTACCGCCAGCATCGCCTGATGTGGATTCCTGCTCAAAACGAGGATGTGTGAACATGTTCGGACGGCCTTGGGAAGTTGAGTTGTTTTCTCCCCCGAAATGAGCCCAGGCATCTGAGCGTCGATCAAACGGATGGCTGTCCGCAAATAATTTGTCACTGTGCTCCATACTGCAGCGAATGGAGTTGATGATCAGTTCCGAAATCTTTCTGACATCGGAATTTCGATGGTTCCGGCTGTCCTGTAGAAACTGCATGTAGTTCGAATCCAACTTGAAGGTGTCGCTGAATCCCAACGGCTCACCATGGATCAGGTAAATATTTCCGTCTTTGGAGATCTGGCCAACTTCATTGCGAACTTTTTCGCGACAAATCAGAGTCAGCCAACGTGTGGCTCTCAGTTTTGTAATCGAACTGGCAACTGTACCCCTGGAAATGTGAAGAGATGATTGAATCTGATCGTAACTGGGAAAAGTAACCATGGACATGTCCGGTGAGCAGTATGATCTGATCGACATCCACACCAGCTTGTCGTAAGGATTCAATACGGGGTCGAATATCAGCAATCGGGGATGGGAGTCGTACCAGTTGTCGGTGAATACCATCCCCGAGGCTGAGCGGTCGTTCTGCCTGAAAATTTTGATTGCCTGATGAATTCCACGGAATTCATGATCATGGTCAATGGGTCGGCTCATGATTGTTCTCGTTCGGTATTGAAAATTCTGTAGTCATGACAGCATAAGGAAACCAGTCAGCGAACCTTGTGGCGCGCCGATGATTGGCGGGAGGTGATTGGGCCTCGGTTGACTTTCAATGCCCCTTCATCTTCCCAGCGATGAAAGAGATTCCAGATCACGCGCAACGAAACTTTCCTGTCCATCGACTCATACAGATCAAGAAACTGTTTCGGACCGAATGAGTCAGATTTTTCGGTGATGGCTGTCAGTTGCTGCCAGACGAGTTGGGTAGTGCTATCTGATGGGATGGGAGGTCTTCCGACCGGAGAGCCCAGTAAACCCGCCTGCCGTCGTTTGAGCGCATATTGCTTGCTTCCAATCCCTGTCAGTGCATTCATGAGAGGCAAGGGAGCGTCGAATGCAATCAGTTGGTTGATGACTGCTTCTTTAAGGTTTTCCTGGTCGACATAATCGATCATTCTCCAATAGACATCCTGATTGAGTACGATTTTCATGAAGTGTGATTTGGTGGATGCAAGGCGAATCTGATCGCCGGATGACAGGGCATTCAGCGCTCTCATCTCGCGTGGCCCGAATCCCATCTCTTTCAGTGCATGAAAATCCCCTTCCTCCTGGCATCGCAGACAGTAGATGATGATCGAGTGCATTAGTTCAGTTTCTTTTCTTATAGTCATTTCGAATTTCTCCTTGTTTGGGTGGTCGAAACAATTGAACTCCATTTTTTCTTGACAGATGATGCAGTGAACGGTAAAGGGTGTTGAGGTGATTCAATTCATTCCAGGAGGCCTCATCCAACTGGCGCAGACAGAATGTCAGCAGGCTCAGGTGCGGGTACGTTAACTTCATTACTCCTTTGGCGTGCAGGGACAGCGTTCTTGAATTTCCGGATTTGACGAAATTGAGGAATTTGGAATTTCCAACCAGTTTTGCGACCAACGGGCGCGCTCGTTCCGTAGCCCATTGCAAGTCACAGAATTCAACCAGGAACCACCACAGAGCATCGCGTGTCCCAATTTGACTGAGGTTGCTGTCCGAAGCGGCTGCGGGGTAGTCCGTAATCAGGAATCCGATCCCCCAATTCCCGATATTTGATACTATCGTGTTTTTCGTGACCTTGTTCTCGTGAAAATCGTAGCGCTTGGCCAACTTCAATGCGATTTGATAGCAAAGCCGTCGCATTCTTTCCACTTCAAGTTCAAGCTCGGACTTTTGTTGTCCACTTGGCGAGCTGAACGAAAAGATCGGCGGTATGCCGTCGGACACGTCGGTTGCGTCATCTTGATCCGCGTCTACAACTGCAACTGTCGCACTAGTATTGTGCGCCAATTCTTCGTTATTCGGGGTGTTTACACTGCGAACAGTCGGATTTTGCTCTATTTTGGTGCGTTCATTGATCCATTCGATCTGATCGAATTTGGCGAATTCTGTGTTTATTGCCTCCGGCGAATGTCGCAATGGACTTTCTGTCACATGCAAATAACCATCAATTCGCAGGGCGATGTCCTGAATCGACAGTGACTGGGCAGCAGACAGGGCTGATTCCAATGAACGGCGAAATGAGGAGTGCGACCACTCTAGTCCTTCGTAGTTTTTCAGCGTGTTCCTAAAGGTAGACGCTGCGATACGTTTCGAAATCTCGAACTCGCTACAGACATTGTGAAACGCTTTTTCCAGGGAGCGCAACTTTTGGACTTGCGGCCGGCCCATTGCAACGCAGATCTCCCTCGGCAAGAGTGGTTCAAGGCTGTCAGACGCGTACAGCATTATGGAAATGGAGCTGATCGTTGTGTTGTATCCCTTTCGAGCAAGCATTTCCCGAATATCTCTCAACGACAGATCACTGCTGTCCGCCTCCTGTTTAAGGTGCTCGATTGCGAGTTTCGTACCGAATGCGCGATCGATGAAGCATAGTGATTTACGCATCTGATTTTCCTGCAGATGCCCGACAATCGCGTCGGATTCAAATCCAGTCCAAGGGTGAAAAAGGCAGTCGACAAATCGGTATTTGCGATCACCGGTTTCACTGTATAGCTCCTGCACGGCCTTAAGGCGGGTGTTCCCTCCTTTATAGATCGTGAATTTTTTCGAGCCTGGTCGCTGTGTAACGGCGAGGGGTTGATTTATTCCATCCCTGGAAATCGAATCCTTGATTCGCTTGAAGTTCGGATTTCGCATTCTTCTAGGGTTCTTGTCATATGTCTCGAGGTCCGAGATTGGAATGGTCAAAAATGTTTTCGTGACAAGACTCGCCACGAAATTTGTTTCCTGCTCGAAGTCTGATACCTTTTGCGGCCGCAACCTTTGTGCGATCTGCTCGCTTGATGGTCGATTGCTCATGGTCACATGGCTCTTGCGACAGAATGCATCCTGTCAGACTCCACAGAAAAATCCGGTAGCAACTCGGTTGCGAGTGAAGTCATGCTTTCGTTTGCACTGGTCCCGAATCTCCTTTTTGTCTCGAACCGATGCACCGGAACTTGTGCGGACGCCGCATCGCGGTAAACGGTTCTGTCGGGAATGCTGGTGTTGAGCAGATTGACTTGCGGCAACTCTCCGATCAGATAACGGATCTGACGTGCCAATTGTCTTGCATCAACAGTCGGCCGTGTCCGGTAGATCAGGGCATGCATGGAAAGTGGCAGATTGATTGCGCCGTATGATTTCCTGAGACGTCCGAGAATAGGAACGATGCCACGAAAGAACTCTCTTGCAGAGAGCATGTCGGGCACAATTGGCGAAAGAAGCAAGTCACTCGAAAGAATTGCCGAATCCAATACCGCGCTTGAAGCGCCTTGCGTATCGATGATCACAAGATCATAGCTGTTCAGCTCCAGCAAGACGTTGCGCATTCGATTTCGTCCGTCCGGCTGTTTCTTTATTTCCCTGTCGCACTTGTTGTCCGGATCGTCAGATCTCACGATGTCCAGCCGGCTAACGGAGGTTTTACTGATGGAGTTGTTTATGTCAACATGGGAGAATATTCGGGTTATGCCGTAATCGGATTGAACGGTCAATGGGAAGTAGGTACTTAAGGATGGTTGGGGATCTGTATCGATCAGCAAGACTTTCCAACCACTTTCTGCAACAAAACCCCCTAAATTGGCGCAAAGGCTGGTTTTTCCGACTCCACCTTTGGTGCTACAGACTGTCATTACGTTCATAAGATTCACTCCTCGTTGTGGCCTCTGGAATGATCATCAGACGCCTGCCTTACAACTTAGGGCCAATAAATTGTTGAATTGGTTGAATTAAT is part of the Acidiferrobacterales bacterium genome and encodes:
- a CDS encoding STY4528 family pathogenicity island replication protein, whose translation is MSRPIDHDHEFRGIHQAIKIFRQNDRSASGMVFTDNWYDSHPRLLIFDPVLNPYDKLVWMSIRSYCSPDMSMVTFPSYDQIQSSLHISRGTVASSITKLRATRWLTLICREKVRNEVGQISKDGNIYLIHGEPLGFSDTFKLDSNYMQFLQDSRNHRNSDVRKISELIINSIRCSMEHSDKLFADSHPFDRRSDAWAHFGGENNSTSQGRPNMFTHPRFEQESTSGDAGGKVHTTAVHPIDHGVCEPAVHSIDYSSREPVVHAVNHGKQKVCNSSSGIKSNRYNYHYDHQEMIKEDLSSSQDENSGSCELIYPSSLSNNQKHLIELHLQRLPDSLPVPPKPWNDWRQLLLDELAGRIEMGINSKCDSVWNPVSLMSTYCQKLLTKGMGLKSDGHFQVEHAEAVIEKRRGQKEKQRAVADARERYRRRIDHHIRDSRETTK
- a CDS encoding DUF2857 domain-containing protein, which encodes MTIRKETELMHSIIIYCLRCQEEGDFHALKEMGFGPREMRALNALSSGDQIRLASTKSHFMKIVLNQDVYWRMIDYVDQENLKEAVINQLIAFDAPLPLMNALTGIGSKQYALKRRQAGLLGSPVGRPPIPSDSTTQLVWQQLTAITEKSDSFGPKQFLDLYESMDRKVSLRVIWNLFHRWEDEGALKVNRGPITSRQSSARHKVR
- a CDS encoding ParB N-terminal domain-containing protein, whose translation is MSNRPSSEQIAQRLRPQKVSDFEQETNFVASLVTKTFLTIPISDLETYDKNPRRMRNPNFKRIKDSISRDGINQPLAVTQRPGSKKFTIYKGGNTRLKAVQELYSETGDRKYRFVDCLFHPWTGFESDAIVGHLQENQMRKSLCFIDRAFGTKLAIEHLKQEADSSDLSLRDIREMLARKGYNTTISSISIMLYASDSLEPLLPREICVAMGRPQVQKLRSLEKAFHNVCSEFEISKRIAASTFRNTLKNYEGLEWSHSSFRRSLESALSAAQSLSIQDIALRIDGYLHVTESPLRHSPEAINTEFAKFDQIEWINERTKIEQNPTVRSVNTPNNEELAHNTSATVAVVDADQDDATDVSDGIPPIFSFSSPSGQQKSELELEVERMRRLCYQIALKLAKRYDFHENKVTKNTIVSNIGNWGIGFLITDYPAAASDSNLSQIGTRDALWWFLVEFCDLQWATERARPLVAKLVGNSKFLNFVKSGNSRTLSLHAKGVMKLTYPHLSLLTFCLRQLDEASWNELNHLNTLYRSLHHLSRKNGVQLFRPPKQGEIRNDYKKRN
- a CDS encoding ParA family protein translates to MNVMTVCSTKGGVGKTSLCANLGGFVAESGWKVLLIDTDPQPSLSTYFPLTVQSDYGITRIFSHVDINNSISKTSVSRLDIVRSDDPDNKCDREIKKQPDGRNRMRNVLLELNSYDLVIIDTQGASSAVLDSAILSSDLLLSPIVPDMLSAREFFRGIVPILGRLRKSYGAINLPLSMHALIYRTRPTVDARQLARQIRYLIGELPQVNLLNTSIPDRTVYRDAASAQVPVHRFETKRRFGTSANESMTSLATELLPDFSVESDRMHSVARAM